A region of Planctomycetia bacterium DNA encodes the following proteins:
- a CDS encoding type II toxin-antitoxin system HicA family toxin, whose protein sequence is MPTVEKKRRGGGRGSGPLTLARSASEGERTPKIDRDETLSCVESTQPRVSSRTLVSLGCELLREDARHTMYWNPSNRNTTAIPRHRELRPTLIRKICQDLGVPEP, encoded by the coding sequence ATGCCGACCGTAGAGAAGAAGAGGCGCGGAGGGGGGAGAGGGAGTGGTCCTCTCACATTAGCCCGTAGCGCCAGCGAGGGAGAGAGGACGCCGAAAATAGATCGAGATGAAACACTCAGTTGCGTCGAATCCACGCAACCGAGAGTTTCATCTCGAACCCTAGTATCGCTTGGTTGTGAGTTATTGCGCGAGGATGCGCGGCATACGATGTACTGGAATCCGTCGAACCGCAATACGACGGCAATACCACGCCATCGTGAGTTACGCCCAACTCTGATTCGCAAGATATGTCAGGACCTCGGCGTACCCGAGCCGTGA
- a CDS encoding PSD1 and planctomycete cytochrome C domain-containing protein gives MSCRLHLSCGRCVFALVAFFMALNVSRQFAMAGTNDAPGQIVFNRDIRPILSNNCFQCHGPDRIQRQAELRLDQEAGALAPLASGAGSTIVPGDSAASILMERVTSTDESLVMPPPETGKKLTPEQIETLRAWIDGGAGWQKHWSFLKPERPDVPAVGNAAWPRNPIDHFVLQRLEAEKLTPSPEADKETLIRRVTLHLTGLPPTLEEIDAFLADTSADAYEKVVDRLLASPRYGENMARYWLDAARYGDTHGLHLDNERSMWRYRDWVINAFNGNQPFDQFTVEQLAGDLLPSPTLEQRVATGFNRCNITTGEGGSIDEEYYVRYAVDRVETTSTVFMGLTLGCCVCHDHKYDPLSQREFYQMFAFFNSQTEKAMDGNALAPPPSIKAPTPAQSERMAELDALVLAAEQRLDAPLPEVDAAQAAWEAEMPAKLQAQWQALSPRELKSSGGASLRSLDDGTVLAEGTNPAKDTYEIVAETDAVGITAIKLDALADDSLVGRGPGRSDNGNFVLSEIEVEAVAVDNPKAVKRIKLVYAQADHEQATGEYFVEKAIDSVVDDQNGWAVEGMNRHENRAAMFVASEPFGFAGGTLVRIRLRHETQFPQHAIGRFKLSVSSDPSLAPARWSDWNLLGPFTAAGTNEVFENDFGPETGVDLTATYGEDKKAWQKKPEFVDGQEHGLPGDLTTHYLYRTVNAPTARRVTLSLGSDDGIKLWINDDLLLTKSEVRLLAPDSDIVTVDLPAGESRILMKVVNFNGGYGFYFRPAKEDAGDEALQLAPLLVLAADQRTPEQQKLVRNYFRRMNSPEWQQTQDEMAGLRQQKRDVEAQVPDTLVMEELPEAKEAFILVRGQYDKKGDPVVRDVPAVLPPLPEGTKPDRLALARWLVDPEQPLTARVTVNRFWQQYFGTGIVKTAEDFGFQGEWPSHPALLDWLASEFVTSGWNVKAMQRLIVTSAAYRQSSHVTPELLQHDRENRLFTRGPRFRLEAEAIRDHALFTSGLLLEQIGGVRSVKPYQPPGLWEAVGFTSSNTAVFKQDHGGALYRRSMYTFWKRTSPPPAMLIFDAPTREACTVRRARTNTPLQALTLMNDIQFVEAARNLATRILLQGGGTTEERIAFAFRISTSRQPTDEEIAVLRDVYQQQLAEYQAAPEAAMKLISLGESPRPEHADASELAAWTMVANLILNLDESVTNG, from the coding sequence ATGTCGTGTCGACTGCATCTCTCATGCGGCCGCTGTGTTTTCGCGCTGGTCGCGTTTTTCATGGCGCTCAACGTTAGCCGGCAGTTCGCGATGGCCGGCACGAACGACGCTCCTGGGCAGATCGTCTTCAATCGCGATATCCGGCCGATCCTGTCGAACAACTGCTTTCAATGCCACGGGCCGGATCGCATTCAGCGGCAGGCGGAATTGCGGCTCGACCAGGAAGCGGGCGCCTTAGCGCCGCTCGCGTCCGGCGCAGGTTCCACGATCGTCCCCGGCGACAGCGCCGCCAGCATCTTGATGGAGCGCGTGACGTCGACGGATGAATCACTGGTGATGCCGCCGCCGGAAACCGGCAAGAAGTTGACGCCGGAACAAATCGAAACGCTCCGCGCTTGGATCGACGGCGGCGCAGGTTGGCAGAAACACTGGTCGTTCCTCAAGCCGGAACGCCCCGACGTCCCCGCGGTGGGCAACGCAGCGTGGCCGCGCAATCCGATCGATCATTTTGTGTTGCAACGTCTGGAAGCGGAAAAGCTCACGCCGTCGCCGGAGGCCGACAAGGAAACGTTGATCCGTCGCGTGACGCTCCATCTCACCGGATTGCCGCCGACGCTGGAGGAGATCGACGCATTTCTGGCGGATACCTCGGCCGACGCCTATGAGAAGGTGGTCGATCGGCTGTTGGCCTCGCCGCGCTATGGCGAAAACATGGCGCGCTATTGGCTCGACGCCGCGCGCTACGGCGATACGCACGGGCTGCATCTCGACAACGAACGCAGCATGTGGCGCTATCGCGATTGGGTGATCAACGCGTTCAACGGGAATCAACCGTTCGATCAATTCACGGTGGAGCAATTGGCCGGCGATTTATTGCCGAGCCCGACACTCGAACAACGCGTGGCCACGGGCTTCAACCGCTGTAACATCACCACGGGGGAAGGGGGCTCGATCGACGAAGAGTATTACGTGCGTTACGCGGTCGATCGCGTGGAAACGACGAGCACGGTGTTCATGGGGCTGACACTCGGCTGTTGCGTCTGTCACGACCACAAGTACGACCCGCTCTCGCAGCGCGAGTTCTATCAGATGTTCGCCTTCTTCAACAGCCAAACCGAGAAGGCGATGGATGGCAACGCGCTGGCGCCGCCGCCGTCGATTAAGGCGCCGACACCCGCCCAAAGCGAACGCATGGCGGAGCTCGACGCGCTCGTGCTGGCCGCCGAACAACGGCTTGATGCGCCGCTGCCCGAGGTCGATGCGGCCCAGGCCGCTTGGGAAGCGGAGATGCCTGCCAAATTACAAGCGCAGTGGCAGGCGCTCAGCCCAAGGGAGTTGAAGAGCTCTGGCGGCGCATCGCTGCGTTCGCTGGACGACGGCACCGTGCTGGCCGAGGGCACTAATCCGGCGAAGGATACGTATGAAATCGTCGCCGAGACCGACGCCGTGGGCATTACGGCGATCAAGCTCGACGCGCTGGCGGACGACTCGCTCGTCGGGCGCGGGCCCGGGCGCAGCGACAACGGTAACTTCGTGCTGAGCGAAATTGAAGTCGAGGCCGTGGCCGTCGATAATCCGAAGGCCGTGAAACGCATCAAGCTCGTCTACGCCCAGGCTGATCACGAACAGGCAACCGGCGAATACTTCGTCGAGAAGGCGATTGACAGCGTCGTGGACGATCAAAACGGCTGGGCCGTCGAAGGGATGAATCGACATGAGAATCGCGCGGCGATGTTCGTCGCCAGCGAGCCGTTCGGATTCGCGGGCGGCACCTTAGTGCGAATTCGCCTGCGGCACGAAACGCAGTTTCCGCAACACGCGATTGGGCGTTTCAAATTGTCGGTGAGCAGCGATCCCTCGTTGGCGCCAGCACGCTGGAGCGATTGGAATTTGCTCGGTCCGTTCACCGCGGCGGGGACGAACGAGGTTTTCGAAAACGACTTCGGCCCGGAGACCGGCGTCGATCTGACAGCCACCTACGGGGAAGACAAGAAGGCCTGGCAGAAGAAGCCGGAATTCGTCGACGGTCAGGAACACGGCTTGCCCGGCGATCTGACGACGCACTACCTATATCGCACGGTGAATGCGCCGACAGCGCGGCGCGTGACGTTGTCTCTAGGCAGTGACGACGGCATCAAGCTCTGGATCAACGACGATCTGCTGTTGACCAAGAGCGAAGTGCGATTGCTCGCCCCGGATAGCGACATCGTCACGGTCGACCTACCGGCCGGCGAGAGCCGCATCTTGATGAAGGTCGTGAACTTCAACGGCGGATACGGATTCTATTTCCGGCCTGCCAAGGAAGACGCCGGCGATGAAGCGTTGCAGTTGGCGCCGCTATTGGTGCTGGCCGCGGACCAGCGCACGCCGGAGCAGCAGAAGTTGGTGCGAAATTATTTCCGCCGGATGAACTCGCCGGAATGGCAGCAAACGCAAGATGAGATGGCCGGCCTGCGGCAGCAGAAGCGCGACGTCGAGGCGCAGGTGCCTGATACGCTCGTCATGGAGGAACTGCCGGAGGCGAAAGAGGCGTTCATCCTGGTGCGCGGACAGTACGACAAGAAGGGGGACCCCGTCGTGCGCGACGTTCCCGCGGTGTTGCCGCCGTTGCCGGAAGGGACGAAGCCTGATCGCTTGGCACTGGCTCGCTGGCTGGTCGATCCCGAACAGCCGCTGACGGCGCGCGTGACTGTGAATCGTTTCTGGCAGCAGTATTTCGGCACGGGCATCGTCAAGACGGCCGAGGACTTCGGCTTCCAAGGGGAATGGCCGTCGCATCCGGCGCTGCTGGATTGGCTGGCCTCGGAATTTGTTACTTCCGGCTGGAATGTGAAGGCGATGCAACGGCTGATCGTCACGTCCGCCGCGTATCGCCAGTCGTCGCACGTCACACCGGAGTTGTTGCAGCATGATCGCGAGAACCGGTTGTTCACGCGTGGGCCGCGCTTCCGACTGGAGGCCGAGGCGATCCGCGATCACGCGCTGTTCACGAGCGGCCTGTTGCTCGAACAAATTGGCGGGGTCAGGAGCGTGAAGCCGTATCAGCCGCCGGGCTTGTGGGAAGCGGTCGGCTTCACAAGCAGTAATACCGCGGTGTTCAAGCAGGATCACGGCGGGGCGCTGTATCGCCGCAGCATGTACACGTTCTGGAAACGCACGTCGCCGCCGCCGGCAATGTTGATCTTCGACGCGCCGACACGCGAGGCCTGCACGGTGCGCCGCGCGCGGACCAACACGCCGCTGCAAGCGTTGACGTTGATGAACGACATCCAATTCGTCGAAGCGGCCCGTAACTTGGCGACGCGGATTCTGTTGCAGGGCGGCGGCACGACGGAAGAGCGGATCGCCTTCGCGTTCCGAATCTCTACGTCACGCCAGCCGACAGACGAGGAAATCGCGGTGCTGCGAGACGTGTACCAGCAGCAGTTGGCTGAGTACCAGGCGGCGCCGGAGGCCGCGATGAAGTTAATTTCGCTCGGGGAATCGCCCCGCCCGGAACACGCCGACGCGTCGGAACTGGCGGCCTGGACGATGGTGGCGAACTTGATCTTGAATCTGGACGAGAGCGTGACGAACGGGTGA
- a CDS encoding DUF1501 domain-containing protein has translation MSLFQEAQLLETRRQFFGRAATGIGSVALASLMNSEGLGATASPPESYPGGVVGVPHIPPTAKRVIYLCMSGGPSQLDMWDYKPQMNEWFDKDLPDSVRMGQRITTMTSGQTRFPCAPSKFKFAQHGQCGRWVSELLPHTSSIVDDLCVIKSMHTEAINHDPAITFLQTGSQLPGRPSLGAWLSYGIGSENNDLPGFVVLHSSWSSKQTTQALYSRLWGAGFLPSEHQGCSLQSSGDPVLYLSNPDGVSPEGRRRMLDGLAKLNQRQFEVFGDPEINTRIRQYEMAYRMQSSVPEFANVGSEPQAVLDMYGPDAKTPGTFAANCLLARRLVERGVRFVQVYIRDWDHHNDLPNQLPYVCRDVDQGSAALVKDLKQRGLLEDTLVVWGGEFGRTIYSQGTLSDTNYGRDHHPRCFSIWMAGGGVKPGISYGETDDFSYNVIDKPVHIHDLNATMLHCLGIDHTRLTYRFQGRDFRLTDVEGNVVREILS, from the coding sequence ATGAGTTTATTCCAAGAAGCACAGTTGCTCGAAACGCGGCGGCAATTCTTCGGCCGGGCGGCGACTGGCATCGGCTCCGTGGCGCTGGCCAGCCTGATGAATTCGGAAGGGCTCGGCGCTACCGCCTCCCCGCCGGAGAGTTATCCGGGCGGGGTCGTCGGCGTGCCGCATATTCCTCCGACGGCGAAGCGCGTCATCTATCTGTGCATGTCGGGCGGGCCGTCCCAACTCGATATGTGGGACTACAAGCCCCAGATGAACGAGTGGTTCGATAAGGATCTGCCCGACTCGGTGCGGATGGGTCAGCGGATCACGACGATGACCTCCGGCCAGACGCGATTTCCCTGCGCGCCGAGCAAGTTCAAATTCGCCCAACACGGCCAGTGCGGTCGCTGGGTCAGCGAGTTGCTGCCGCACACGTCGTCGATTGTGGACGATCTCTGCGTCATCAAAAGCATGCACACCGAGGCCATCAACCACGACCCGGCAATCACGTTTTTGCAGACCGGTTCGCAACTGCCGGGCCGGCCGAGCCTTGGCGCCTGGCTCTCGTACGGCATCGGCAGCGAGAACAACGACCTGCCGGGCTTCGTCGTGTTGCATTCTTCGTGGAGCTCCAAGCAAACGACGCAGGCGCTGTATTCGCGCCTCTGGGGCGCCGGCTTCCTCCCCTCCGAGCATCAGGGTTGCAGCCTGCAATCTTCGGGCGACCCGGTGCTGTATTTGTCGAATCCCGACGGCGTCAGTCCTGAAGGGCGGCGTCGTATGCTGGACGGCCTGGCCAAGTTGAATCAGCGGCAGTTCGAGGTCTTTGGCGATCCGGAAATCAATACGCGGATTCGGCAATACGAGATGGCGTACCGGATGCAAAGCTCGGTACCGGAGTTTGCCAACGTTGGCTCGGAGCCGCAAGCCGTGTTGGACATGTATGGCCCCGATGCGAAGACTCCCGGGACGTTCGCGGCGAATTGCCTGCTGGCCCGGCGGCTTGTCGAACGCGGCGTGCGCTTCGTGCAGGTCTACATCCGTGACTGGGACCATCACAACGACCTGCCGAACCAGCTCCCGTACGTTTGTCGCGACGTCGATCAAGGGAGCGCGGCGCTGGTGAAAGACCTGAAACAGCGCGGGCTGCTGGAAGACACCCTCGTAGTTTGGGGGGGTGAATTCGGCCGCACGATCTACAGCCAGGGAACGCTCAGCGACACTAACTACGGTCGCGACCATCATCCGCGCTGTTTTTCGATCTGGATGGCCGGCGGCGGCGTGAAGCCCGGCATCAGCTACGGCGAGACGGACGACTTCTCCTACAACGTCATCGATAAGCCGGTCCACATCCATGATCTGAATGCGACCATGCTGCACTGCCTGGGCATCGATCACACGCGCCTCACCTACCGCTTTCAGGGTCGCGACTTCCGCTTGACCGACGTCGAGGGCAACGTCGTGCGCGAGATTCTATCCTGA